In Meiothermus cerbereus DSM 11376, the genomic window GAAAGGGACCTTCTTGCAAGAGACGAAGCTGATCAAAATCCGCCCGCTTGTAGACCTCGAGCAAGGTCAGGAAGCGGTCGTACTCGGCCTGGTGGGGGCGCTGGCTGGGGTCTACGTGGGTGGTGTCGCGGCGGGTGTAGGGTGGAAGCGCCGGATCTACCTGCACCCTGGCGAGGGCCTCGTCCCAGGCCGGGCTGTTGTCGGCCCCGGTCTCCCAGGGGTGCAGCACGGTGACGAGGCCGGTGTTCTGGGGGTCGCGCTCGCGCTTGAACCAGCGGTGGTAGGCCAGAATTTTAGGGTAGAGCTGCCGGACTTTCTCCTGGGCCAAAGCCTGGTTTTGGGCCTGCTCGAGCATCCAGCGCACAAACGTTGCGACCACGGGCGGCTGGGTGATGGCAGAGGTAGGCGGGGTGCGCTTGACCCCCCAGCGCTCCGGGCCGGGGAAATAGGTGGGCTCGGGCCGGTGGAAGACGATGTGCGGCAGCATACCGTTCTCCCACTGCCCCTGGAAGAGCAGGTCGAACTCCGCCCAGGCCCGGGCTTCGTCAAACTGCATCCAGCCCAGGGCGGTAAAACCTGCATCCCACAGCCACTGAAACGGGTAAAGTCCGGCGGTGGGGATGGTGAAGCCCCCCCGGTCGTTGGCCTGAAGAATCCGACGGGCTTCTTGAACGAGGGTTTCCTGGATTTGCATGGCTACCTCACTGTGAGGGCCTGGCCGCTGCCGGGGTCGAGCCAACGCAGGCGATCGGGCTGGGGCTTGAACCAGAGGGTTTGTCCAGCTTTGACTTCGAAATCGGGGGGTACGGTGGCTTTGATATGTTGCTGGCCAAAGCTCAAGGTCAGCAGGAGGTGGGGTCCCAGGGGCTCCACCACCAGCACCTCGGCGGGGAAACTTTGCGGTTGCTGCATAGTAAAGGCTTCCAGGTCTTCGGGCCTTACGCCCAGCAAGACTTCGGGGCCGGATACCGCCGTGGGCAGATCCAGGGTGAGTGACTGAATCTTGGCTTGCTTGCCTTCGACCGGCAACTTCAAAAAATTCATGGGAGGACTACCAATAAAGCCACCCACAAAGGTATTGGCCGGCTCCTGATAGATTTTCATCGGTTCGTCGTACTGCACCACGTAGCCCGTGTTCATCACCGCAATACGGTCGGCTAGACTCATGGCCTCTACCTGGTCGTGGGTCACGTAGAGGGTGGTGGTGCGGCTCTCGGCCAGAAGGCGTTTGAGCTCGGCCCGCATCTCCAGGCGCAGCAGGGCATCCAGGTTGGACAAAGGCTCGTCCATCAGCAGCACCTCCGGCTCGACCGCCAGGGCCCTCGCCACCGCCACCCGCTGGCGCTGCCCGCCGGAGAGCTGGGCGGGGTAGCGCCCCAGCAGGTTCTCGATGTGCATCAGGTTGGCGGCCCGCTCTACATTGGCCCTGATTTTTTCCGGTGTGGCCTTTTGCATCCGCAGACCAAAAGCGATGTTCTCGAGCACCGTAAGGTGGGGAAAAACCGCGTAGTTCTGGAATACCATGGCGATTTTGCGCGCGCGCGGGGGGAGTTCGGTCACATCCCGCTCGCCGATCCAGACCCGCCCCTTTTCGGCCTGCTCGAGGCCCGCAATGATGCGCAAGAGGGTGGTCTTACCGCAGCCCGAGGGCCCCAGCAGCACCACGAATTCCTGGTCGCGCACCTCGAGCGAAACCCCATTCAGGGCCTTGAACTTACCAAAGGTTTTCTCGATATTTTCAACTCGGATGGAAGCCATAAACCTCCTAAAGAGCCAAGAGCACAGGCGTAGATTCTTTCTGGCCTGCCACGCTTTACCGGTTGGCAATGCCCCACAGCGTAAACAAATAGCGACGAATGATAAAAATGAAGACCAGGGCCGGCACAATCAGGAAGAAGCCACCTGCAAAGCGGAAGGGCAGGGGGGAGTCGTTGAGCGAGGTGAGCAGGAAGGCCGGTAGGGTACGCTCGCGCAGGGTGAGCAAGGTAGCGGCGAACACCTCGTTCCACGAGATCACAAAGGCAAAAATGGCCGT contains:
- a CDS encoding MGH1-like glycoside hydrolase domain-containing protein — its product is MQIQETLVQEARRILQANDRGGFTIPTAGLYPFQWLWDAGFTALGWMQFDEARAWAEFDLLFQGQWENGMLPHIVFHRPEPTYFPGPERWGVKRTPPTSAITQPPVVATFVRWMLEQAQNQALAQEKVRQLYPKILAYHRWFKRERDPQNTGLVTVLHPWETGADNSPAWDEALARVQVDPALPPYTRRDTTHVDPSQRPHQAEYDRFLTLLEVYKRADFDQLRLLQEGPFRVASLLIDCVLHRANHDLLWLSQRFGFGHEGEIAGWLEASRQGIEGLWDEAAGLYFNRDLLTGEPIRVGVSASFLPLYAGTASPERAGRLHETLQGWARQVRYLVPSTDPQSPRFEPQRYWRGPVWAVVNYLIALGFAEYGYPQVAERIRQDTLKLCEVTGFSEYFHPQTGQGLGGGAFSWTAAIYLAWSRLGGGEAS
- a CDS encoding ABC transporter ATP-binding protein translates to MASIRVENIEKTFGKFKALNGVSLEVRDQEFVVLLGPSGCGKTTLLRIIAGLEQAEKGRVWIGERDVTELPPRARKIAMVFQNYAVFPHLTVLENIAFGLRMQKATPEKIRANVERAANLMHIENLLGRYPAQLSGGQRQRVAVARALAVEPEVLLMDEPLSNLDALLRLEMRAELKRLLAESRTTTLYVTHDQVEAMSLADRIAVMNTGYVVQYDEPMKIYQEPANTFVGGFIGSPPMNFLKLPVEGKQAKIQSLTLDLPTAVSGPEVLLGVRPEDLEAFTMQQPQSFPAEVLVVEPLGPHLLLTLSFGQQHIKATVPPDFEVKAGQTLWFKPQPDRLRWLDPGSGQALTVR